Proteins from a single region of Bartonella sp. M0283:
- a CDS encoding thiamine phosphate synthase, which translates to MSKEINHLRQRLVMTLDVRRNIKADLLMDVLDKGDFASLIVYDSQNDTTFLQQQAELLVNAIEAKSIAFLVSNDSRIAGRIHADGIHLEGTIEDLRSLLERRHDSMIIGFGNLRDKHNSMLSGECEPDYLMFGKLGADKKPAPHPRNIALSSWWAEVMEIPAIVQAGSDIATFREVIETKAEFIAVEDIIFGHENPQQSVHQIMQLIEECDVLDGELAE; encoded by the coding sequence ATGAGTAAAGAGATAAATCACCTACGCCAAAGACTTGTGATGACACTTGACGTGCGTCGCAACATAAAGGCTGATCTGTTGATGGATGTTCTCGATAAAGGTGATTTTGCTAGCCTCATTGTTTATGATTCGCAAAATGATACGACATTTCTACAGCAACAGGCCGAATTGCTCGTAAACGCAATCGAGGCAAAGTCTATAGCTTTTCTCGTTTCTAATGATAGCCGCATTGCCGGTCGTATTCATGCGGATGGAATTCATCTCGAAGGCACGATTGAGGACCTGCGCTCCCTCCTTGAGCGCCGTCATGATTCAATGATTATCGGCTTTGGTAATTTGCGTGACAAGCACAATTCTATGTTGAGTGGCGAATGTGAGCCGGACTATTTGATGTTTGGTAAACTTGGAGCCGACAAAAAACCGGCTCCTCACCCGCGCAATATAGCACTTTCATCGTGGTGGGCTGAAGTTATGGAAATTCCGGCAATTGTTCAGGCCGGTTCCGACATTGCGACATTTCGCGAAGTGATTGAAACGAAAGCCGAGTTTATTGCTGTTGAAGACATTATTTTTGGTCACGAAAACCCACAACAATCAGTGCATCAAATTATGCAGTTGATTGAAGAGTGCGATGTTCTCGACGGGGAGCTTGCTGAATGA
- a CDS encoding tetratricopeptide repeat protein, translating into MKTFTSKLLGAFFLMLFAGGSWGNAEDARSDKGAKPVTPQQTGENNLKAGQYDSAYDNYMAGNYKTAFLEALKRGEEGDATAQTLLGRMYMEGYAVAIDGARAALWFGRAAKQGDPQAELRYGLLVFNGTYVPKDQSLGEEYIKKAADAGVPEAYFYYGQLLLNKSDSDDALETSLNYFLKGAARGNPDSAFAASQILARGTPKRPRDDNNARKLLEAASAKDHVPAQITLAKWMVEGRGGPRDYDGAFNLLLMDASKMIAPAQINLARLYRDGIGTEGDIVKAAAWYMVAKQAKMEAPDLENMLEGMSDEQLATARQKAEQLMPTL; encoded by the coding sequence ATGAAAACATTCACAAGCAAACTATTGGGTGCGTTTTTTCTGATGCTCTTCGCCGGTGGTTCATGGGGCAATGCCGAGGACGCCCGTTCGGATAAAGGTGCAAAGCCTGTAACACCGCAACAAACGGGAGAAAATAATTTAAAAGCCGGTCAATATGACAGTGCCTATGATAATTATATGGCAGGAAATTATAAAACGGCATTTCTGGAAGCCTTGAAAAGAGGCGAAGAAGGTGATGCAACAGCTCAAACACTGTTGGGGCGTATGTATATGGAAGGCTATGCCGTTGCAATTGACGGGGCGCGGGCAGCTCTATGGTTTGGACGCGCTGCCAAACAGGGCGACCCGCAGGCAGAACTGCGTTACGGGCTGTTGGTTTTCAACGGGACCTATGTTCCCAAAGACCAGTCATTAGGTGAGGAATATATAAAAAAAGCCGCAGATGCCGGTGTACCTGAAGCCTATTTTTATTACGGGCAATTATTGTTGAACAAATCCGATAGTGATGACGCTTTGGAAACCAGTCTCAACTATTTTTTGAAAGGGGCTGCACGAGGCAATCCGGATTCGGCATTTGCGGCAAGCCAGATATTGGCGCGTGGTACGCCAAAACGTCCGCGTGATGACAATAATGCACGCAAATTACTGGAGGCAGCTTCTGCAAAAGATCATGTTCCGGCGCAAATTACTTTGGCCAAATGGATGGTTGAAGGGCGCGGTGGTCCGCGCGATTATGATGGGGCGTTCAATTTGCTCTTAATGGATGCAAGCAAGATGATTGCTCCGGCCCAGATCAATCTTGCGAGGCTCTATCGCGATGGTATCGGAACCGAGGGGGATATTGTAAAAGCCGCCGCTTGGTATATGGTAGCCAAACAGGCTAAAATGGAAGCCCCAGATCTCGAAAATATGTTGGAAGGCATGTCAGATGAGCAATTGGCAACAGCCCGCCAAAAAGCAGAACAGCTTATGCCGACACTTTAA